Below is a window of Sceloporus undulatus isolate JIND9_A2432 ecotype Alabama chromosome 9, SceUnd_v1.1, whole genome shotgun sequence DNA.
tttttatttattgccAACGTGTGGGcaacatgtagccctccagatgttgttggaccgcTTCTCTCATAAGCCCTAGCCGAGATAGCCAATGCAATTCAACATCCCCTGGAGATAACTACAAGTTGTCTGTTACTATTTCAGTTTGATATAAACCACCCTGAGCAACTGTTTTGACAATGGAAAAGCAGGACAGAAAGATTTGTAATAAATGCCCCAGTTCAAACTGAAAAAGAGGTTTGCATCGTCAGTATTGTCCCCTTCAGCAAGGCAGGTATCAGATATGATCCATGCCTATACACTTTTTATGCACATCTTAAAGACTGGAAACTTGGTGTGTTTTTGACTAAAACCTGTGTTTCTCCCAGCTGCTGAACTATAGCTACTGCCAATTTCCAAGCGTGTGTGGCACAATAGGAAACACTTCCAAAAGGAAAACCATCTTTGGATTAAGTAACAGAATGAATCACTTACAATCCTGTCTGGAGGAGGTATGCTTCCCACCAAGCACTCCAGCCGTGCCTTGGCACCCACTGCAGTCTGCTGGCTTGGTCCTGCACTGATGATGGGAGGACCTGCAAACAAAAATGCAGTCAGAATGGTGTCCAAATAATAAATAAGGGCCCTGGCCCTCTTACCTGATGTGCCACTCCTTGCAGCTAATTTTGGAAGAATACAATAAGGGCCCATAGTTTAAGTGAATGGCAGAGTGTCAAGTGATGGGGCTCATGGATTTCATTAAGGGCCCTCTGCTTTCCCTCTTCCTGAAATCTGACCATTGAATTACAGGGCCTCTACTACCTTATCCCCCATGAAACACTGGACAGACTACCTTGTCTGCCCTGCTGCACCAGCCCCCAGGTAACCCATGGCCCCTCACCGTTCACAGCCAGCGTCACCTCCTTCTCAGCAACTCCAATGCGTGGCACGATGGCTTTGCACATATAAATGCCGGCGTCCTCCTGCGTCACTGCCTTGAGGTGCAGTGTATTGCCGTTGCTCAGCACCTGCTGGTACATGTTGCTAAGTTGTATCTCTCTCTTAAGACTTGAGGGTGTTCCCCCCCACTCTTTACAGATAAGTGTAATCGGGGAgagcatactgattttctttttaattacatctcccagaatgtACTTTCTCATCTGTTTTGTAAACTGTGATCCATTGATCTAACTTCTTTCAATTTCTATGATTGGAATTCTGTTATGATGTGCAAGTTCCAACTAAGGCTTAGGAGCATGGATTCCTACCAAACTagataatttttcttttttcttttattattattataaaactgtTGCTCATGTTTTGGCAGTCCACTTACCACACTAGATCCCTTCTTAGTCCAGGCCAGGGTGAGAGGTGGATTTCCAGTCCAGGTACAGGTGAAAGAGGCATCTGAGCCAACATCTACAGTCAGAGGTTTGGGCTGAGAGATAAGGCGAGGCCCAACTGTGGAAAAAATGCAGGAGGGAAGAGGTTGCTCAGAGTTAGTGGAGTGGAATATCTAAGAAACAGATCTTCAAATGAATCAGGAAGCCTGTCTCTCCCTTTGCTCATATCTCACTTTCATCATGCATGCACTAGGCCACTCTAGCTCCTCAGTCCTCTCTTCTGTAACAGTCTTTGAACCTTGGAAATATCATCCTTTTGGCCTAGAGCTAACAGAATGCTCCAGTCAACAGTCACTGGTTATGCTGACTGGGGAAGCCATAGacccccaaaagtaacttgtccaaacTATGGGTAATTCTCATTACTTTTGATCTTATCCCTTCAAATAACAATGCTAGAGACTAAACTGGAAATCTGCAtataaagcagggatgggaactGTACAACAATCCAGAtcttggattgcaattcccagatcTTGGATTGCAAATCTCAGCATTCATTACCATTGTCTGTGCTGGCAAGGGctactgggagatgtagtccaataaTATCTACATGGCCACATAATTCCAAGCCTGATATAAAGCATGTTCTCTACCATGGCATTCCCAACCATCTCAGGATCTGAATTCATCCCCTTTATTACTCACAATGCACATCCACCAGCGTACTGACATTGGTGCTGCCAACAGCGTTTGAAACCTCACACGACACAGGCTCAGTGAAGAAGGATTGATCAACTGTTGCTTCATAGCTGTCACCATTGGCCTCTGGGACTGGCACTCCCCCTTTTGCCCACCTGTGGAGGGATGTATGATTTCAGGAGAGTCAAGGAACCCCTATGAGAAGTCTCTCTCCTCTGTGAGGAGGAGGTTTTACCCAAAGTACTTGATGAAATGGGCTGGAGCCCATGATAGCTTATGACTTTAAGGTGAAACAAGAACCTTCTTTCCTACAACAGACTAACAAAGGCCCTGTCTGCATAAACCAAATATAATGGCTTCCCTGTCTTCTTGGTGGGAAGAGTGGATGATACTAAGTCCAAGCCctagttctggtgtgaacagatcAGATAATGGCCAGctcattcagcaccagaaccagggtaaaACACCCttaacacacattaaaataacttactatttgctctggatcttccagaaagatccagagccctccattctgatgctggACAGCTATTTGAAATGCACCCCACTTTGCTGCCTGGTGTatccactgctgccaccagtcgctcactctgaggtcagaacgaggcccAGCCATGAGATTGAGGTTGGGAGTCTTGTTCTAATCTCAGAGCGAAGTGACCTGCCATGACAGTGGCGAACTATGTGGACAGCTGAGTGGGATGCATGTGCAATACATCCTACTCAGCTGTCTGGTGTGTTTGCCACTGCAGGTCACTTTGCTCTGAGATTAAACAAGATGCCCAGCCACAATCACATGGCTGGCCCTTTGAAATAGGGGAGGATTGGGGCAATTCCAGAACCAGGATACTCCAGACTACCTCCTCCACCCATGGCATATGATTTGGAGAAGGAGGATAGAAAGAAAAGAGCTGTTCTAGATTCTAGAACTTGAGACTACCCAGTGTTGCTGAATGGTTGGAGATTCAggacagaagaaggaaagaacCTCTTTCACGCAGTCTGTAGATAAATTACAGAACTTGCTTTCTCAATATGTGGTGATGGTCATCACTTTTGAGACATTTAAATGGTGGTGAGAGAACTGTGTTTTCCATGGGGCCATCAACAGCTAATAGTCATGATGGCAATGTAGTATATCCAAGATCGGGGTAGCAAGCATTTGAGtaccagttgctggggaacaatAGTAGGAGAAGCCTTTTGTCCTCATGTCCTGCTCATAGCTTTCAACAGGCATCCAGTTAGCTACCATGAGAATTAGGATGCTGGACTACAATAAGCTTGGTCTGATTCACCTAGAAATTGTTCTATGTTCTCATTGGAATTGTGAGGAGAAGGCAATAGCAGTAGCACATAGCTTGGAACATTATTTTCTGGAACACAAACTTCCCGGGTCTGGGGTTTTctagcagttgtagtccaaaaataacttttccaagctttgcaacAGCACAAGGAATCATGAAATAAATCCCAGTCctcaaaaaagaggaaaggatggGAGTAAAAAGGGTATTTAGCAGCACCTTTGAAAGGGGATTATATCCAGggaaactcatgctaaaataaaaaacagtcttAAAGGTACTGTCACATTTATTCCTTCTTATGCTGCAATTTATATGTGGCTACTACTTTGAAAACTACTCCCTGTCCTGGTAACATGGAAGCACTATTAAGCATACAATATTCATAGTTGCCATTAGAGGGCATCCTGAACACAACACTGATGCCGCCTGATTTCTGTGTGGCAGGATTTTCTATTCTTCTCTTACCTGTAACCAGTCACTTCAGGGTTGGAGGTAGCTGTGCAGAGGAAGCTCACTTTGCCACCCTCAGGTACAGTCTGTGGTTGCACAGACAGGATTACAACAGGTGGATCTGAAAGACCAAGGAGAAGAATGAATAAAATCCTGAACTGTCCTCATCCTCAATTTCCAAACGACTTGTACATAGCATGTTTGTGGATCAAGCTATGGTTAAAAATAAGAGTATGGGCACActacctgtatgcagaaaatatcacacaaagagcaggtttatatgtagaaggaggaggaaagaatatcaacaatctaagatatgtaccACTAAAGAAGCGACTCATACATGTGGCGCAAATGGCAGTGCTGGGCAGTACAGCGGGACatgtgtgtaaacagccacctggcttTACTATGGAGTGCTCTAGATTTTTATGCAAAAATTTGAGCAAAAGGTGAGGTTTTTAACACTAGTTTAAGGGAGGGATAGGGCAGATTCAGTGAGGAACTGGTATCACATCATTAAGATAATCCACAGTTGAATCAGGGATTTGGCTCTGCATCATGTTGCAGTGATCACAGGGGAAAACCAGTTAAATTGGCCCATGTTGGCATGACCATTATAACAAGATCCCCAAACTGGCATCACAGTTCTTCTCCCCTGGATCCACTCTGCTAAAATCACTTCATGCACTGGAAATCTACACACATTATTTGTCAACTCCATTCCCTTTTCAGGCCCACCTCCTTCCCATCAGGTCCTCATGGCCCATGAACTCACATTGCACGTTGAGAGTGACTGTGGTTTGTTTGCCAGCTGGGGCTGCTGGATTGCTGACTCGGCAAGTAAAGGAACTACCCATGTCCCGGCTGCTTGGGGTCAGGAGGAGGGTGCTGACAGCCACTTCTCGCTTGCCATCATCCATCAGGGCCTACAGAGGAGAACATAAAGGTGTTTGTATGCTTAATACTGAGAAGTGTCAAGCCCTAGGGCTGAAGCCATCCTGGTCTCCCCTGGTCTTTCTCAAATGGTCCTGCACCTTGCCCCACGATTACATCATTTGGTAGCGTGCCaggtttttgtgggcttttttccCTTCAATTTTAACAGAATGAGATGCTTCTCACAAGATTGCTAATGGCAGTAAAAGCTTTAAATTAAATATACTGGAATTTTTGACCTCACCTATTTTCATTTATCCATGCTCATCACTGAGATATGGCCCCTCTAAGAATTTCTCTGAAACTAAAgtcctgtacagactggcactttgtgctggtctggggtcgaaagtagggcttgggacAGCAGAGCgtccgcatgctcctgagccctactgcatGCTACAGGAGCCATCTTGGTGCATTGCCATTTACATGGGGCACGCAATGatgacatggaaacccactgagtgaccttggccaagttacactgtctcagacttcagagaaaggcagcgggaaactccctctgaacaaatcttgcaaagaaaaacctgtgatagaatcaccttaaggttgccataaatcagaaacaacccgAAGGCACAATCCCCACCATCCCAAACTGACTGTTACACTGGTGTAAGCATATCTTGAGCATTGTGCAGTAGCAGCATGGGGAAGGCAGCATCTAGAGAGGAAGGTGCTCTAGATGGTTCATTGACATCTAGAGAAGAAGGTGCTCTGCTGGTTCCTAAGCTGCTTGGAAACCAGAGATGGCTTTTGTTACTGTCCCCCTCCACCTAATTTGCCATGTTACCTCTGCCACTGTATTGctgtctccttctcctctgtcaTAGTTATGACAGTCAATGGGATTGTGACTGATTTTTTTTGGGTTGAATAaaagcaactacttgcctttTTGTATGTGCGTAATGTTGTTGGGAGTGTTGATGGTGGTCATTATAGTGAGTTAGTTCACAACAATAATATCCTGTGGCTGGGAAAATCCACTCCCTCCACCCTGCAACCCTTTATCTACTGTGATGTTCATGGAAGCCTGAGGGAGATGACAAATTATGTTATTCTCCTCGCTCACTAAAATGTCCCACTGCCTACTCAGCCTTTTAAGCCTTGGCTGAACTATACTATGGCTGTCCTGTAATATTTAGGCATACTTTCCAAGTTAACTGTAGGATTGCTCATCTTACATTTTTGTTCCCATCCTCTGCCTGTTTATCTCTTGCCAACACTCAAGACACCTCACCTTAGAATATACAGCAGAGTCTTGCCGCTGCCCATCACGGTACCAGCTGATCTCAGCAGCTGGCTTGGCACCAGCAGCACGACAGGAGAGGTTGTAGGGAATGTTGGATATCACATGCACAACTGGACCATTGTAGATCTCAGGGTCATTGGGAGGTACTGGAAGAAGAAACATAGAAGAGGGTAAGTGTGTGAAATGGGAAGGGGTTACCTACACACACAAATAAGAGATTTGGGAACATGAAAGATTCTTCACAGCAGATACCCAAGGGCAGGTAAAAGTGGAAAGGTAGTGTTTCATCTGAGCCCAAGGTCAAGAAAAACAAGAATGAAGTACTGAATGAGAGTAGTCTGTTGGTCTTGCAACTTTTCTGGATGCATCTCATTCTTCAGAGAATACACAACCAAACTGGCTTATGCTACAGGGAGATCCACATAAAACCATAGGACAGGGGTGGGGAATATCTGTCCCCCTCAGTTGTcattagactgcaactctcatttgccccagccagcatagcataaGGACAATAGGAATGGTAATAACATTTGTATAGTCACAGATGCTGCAGAGCTGCCATAAGGCAAGGCCCATCATGCTTATGGGTGcctgtatagtgtgtgtgtgtgttgtgcatgtgTTAGATGCCAAAGGCAGCAATGGAATTGAAAATGTTTTACTCTGATACATTCTCTAACTCTTGGTCCAATTTTTGCTGCCTAAGCAACCAGATACTTAAAAGAATACATGGACTCCTCTGCAAGCTTAGAGTCCAAACTATTCATCCAATATGATGAGAGTGGGGCAGTAAGACAATATGAGCCTAGATCAAAGTTGGGCAGCTTCTGAAGGTCAGGACAATTTGGCAAGACTTTGGCAGCCCATACACCCCAGTGCTTCTGaagttcatccccccccccccaatgaatctGCTTGAGATGCAATTTATCATTTAAATATTACTTTTCCTCTGCACCCTGAACCCAGGCCCCCAAAGCAGTTTTCAGAAAGGACTAAAATGTTCATTTTCAGCCTCAAACTGGCCTTGTGTCAGGGAGGAAACTACATTTAATTAGAGAATTTCAGGACTTGTAGTCTGAAGAAAtatgaagggggaaagaaagtaaCTTACTGAGCACAGTAAGTTTGGCTCGCTGTGATCGCAGTGCTGCCTGTGTGGCTTGGCATTCATAAATGGCATCATCATCCAGCTCAGCATAGTCAATCCGCAGGTTGTGTTGCCCCGCAGAGGCATCACCAACAATAGAATAGCGGGACCAACCTGTGGTAAGGCAGAGATTTGAAGAACAGTGTTAAAAGTATCAGTGTTAACACATTGCAACAACAAGATGGCACCCTCTACAAGCAACATGCAAAAGGACTGGCAGTTGAAAAACCACCAGAAGCCTCAACCAATACGGACAAAGGTGAGATATAATTGTGGGAGGTATAATTAAAAACTATCAGACAATCTACAATTTCTCACTTTGGAAGCAAAAAGTAACTGTTATTTTGAGGTAAAGGATAACAAAAATTGTACCGGGTCACTACAACTAATTGGTACAAGTTGGTACTGGAACAGCACTACAGCCAATAATGCCTGTAGCTGTTATCTGTCTAACCACAGCTGATAAACCTCACTTCCCAAAACCACAATGAACATACCAGGCAGGTCTCTTTCTCCCCCCAAGGCTAGTCCATCCTTGGTCCACTGAACCATGCCACGGTAGCCCATAACCACGCAGGCTAGCGTCACCGACTGCCCAGATACGATCACTTGGTCCATGGGCTGTTGGAAGAAATAGGCTGCCAACCCTGAGGAGAGAAAATACCAAGATGGTGGAGTTTAACATATTAGTAGTGACCTTCAGCCAAGGTAAAACAATtgttttcttctcaaatttggacCAGATTGGCATGTTTAACCTCTAGAcataccaaaatgttcctgatgtaaaaacatggagactttaactaaggacagaaacaacaaaatgcaggcctctTACTAATATCTCTACTTTTTCTCTTGACTGGCATATAACATCttgactgatgaagaagtcagtggagctttgaaagattgcaacaagtatattgtgcatttcggttggctaataaaggtatcactgtttggtggatttttgtttgaatttactaaatggccaatacagctacctCTGCTTATTAGAAGTGATGTAGAGCTTGTGGCTCTTTTtggattcatttt
It encodes the following:
- the KIRREL2 gene encoding kin of IRRE-like protein 2 isoform X3; this translates as MRTPPLLTWTFSLAYLAGTGLAAYFFQQPMDQVIVSGQSVTLACVVMGYRGMVQWTKDGLALGGERDLPGWSRYSIVGDASAGQHNLRIDYAELDDDAIYECQATQAALRSQRAKLTVLIPPNDPEIYNGPVVHVISNIPYNLSCRAAGAKPAAEISWYRDGQRQDSAVYSKALMDDGKREVAVSTLLLTPSSRDMGSSFTCRVSNPAAPAGKQTTVTLNVQYPPVVILSVQPQTVPEGGKVSFLCTATSNPEVTGYRWAKGGVPVPEANGDSYEATVDQSFFTEPVSCEVSNAVGSTNVSTLVDVHFGPRLISQPKPLTVDVGSDASFTCTWTGNPPLTLAWTKKGSSVQVLSNGNTLHLKAVTQEDAGIYMCKAIVPRIGVAEKEVTLAVNGPPIISAGPSQQTAVGAKARLECLVGSIPPPDRIAWAWGERILDTGSLDRFTVDTVVTDQGVLSALLIDPTHDADFALPYNCTAWNRFGARSAAVSLRRQEVWSVLILGAMSASGVAALLILVVFASLCYRRKHCRKAKRGTQLSKADILVQITTTESSPSRPSETEDDGKEPMDPTNGYYKVRAHEEPCLGSSFSEYTPAPRPLFGATSLYPSTGPVQPKLYEYTHRYTLGTPGSRSAYDPHERLFPQENMYSGTAYLTAPYSRAFTSYVKPSNYEKAESGYEQSDQASKASGCSRFSYTSLSQQSDYGRPAHQRMQTHV
- the KIRREL2 gene encoding kin of IRRE-like protein 2 isoform X2 — encoded protein: MRTPPLLTWTFSLAYLAGTGLAAYFFQQPMDQVIVSGQSVTLACVVMGYRGMVQWTKDGLALGGERDLPGWSRYSIVGDASAGQHNLRIDYAELDDDAIYECQATQAALRSQRAKLTVLIPPNDPEIYNGPVVHVISNIPYNLSCRAAGAKPAAEISWYRDGQRQDSAVYSKALMDDGKREVAVSTLLLTPSSRDMGSSFTCRVSNPAAPAGKQTTVTLNVQYPPVVILSVQPQTVPEGGKVSFLCTATSNPEVTGYRWAKGGVPVPEANGDSYEATVDQSFFTEPVSCEVSNAVGSTNVSTLVDVHFGPRLISQPKPLTVDVGSDASFTCTWTGNPPLTLAWTKKGSSVVLSNGNTLHLKAVTQEDAGIYMCKAIVPRIGVAEKEVTLAVNGPPIISAGPSQQTAVGAKARLECLVGSIPPPDRIAWAWGERILDTGSLDRFTVDTVVTDQGVLSALLIDPTHDADFALPYNCTAWNRFGARSAAVSLRRQEVWSVLILGAMSASGVAALLILVVFASLCYRRKHCRKAKRGTQLSKADILVQITTTESSPSRPSETEDDGKEPMATSSESPATSHTEHSEILEDDEGSQELKDPTNGYYKVRAHEEPCLGSSFSEYTPAPRPLFGATSLYPSTGPVQPKLYEYTHRYTLGTPGSRSAYDPHERLFPQENMYSGTAYLTAPYSRAFTSYVKPSNYEKAESGYEQSDQASKASGCSRFSYTSLSQQSDYGRPAHQRMQTHV
- the KIRREL2 gene encoding kin of IRRE-like protein 2 isoform X1: MRTPPLLTWTFSLAYLAGTGLAAYFFQQPMDQVIVSGQSVTLACVVMGYRGMVQWTKDGLALGGERDLPGWSRYSIVGDASAGQHNLRIDYAELDDDAIYECQATQAALRSQRAKLTVLIPPNDPEIYNGPVVHVISNIPYNLSCRAAGAKPAAEISWYRDGQRQDSAVYSKALMDDGKREVAVSTLLLTPSSRDMGSSFTCRVSNPAAPAGKQTTVTLNVQYPPVVILSVQPQTVPEGGKVSFLCTATSNPEVTGYRWAKGGVPVPEANGDSYEATVDQSFFTEPVSCEVSNAVGSTNVSTLVDVHFGPRLISQPKPLTVDVGSDASFTCTWTGNPPLTLAWTKKGSSVQVLSNGNTLHLKAVTQEDAGIYMCKAIVPRIGVAEKEVTLAVNGPPIISAGPSQQTAVGAKARLECLVGSIPPPDRIAWAWGERILDTGSLDRFTVDTVVTDQGVLSALLIDPTHDADFALPYNCTAWNRFGARSAAVSLRRQEVWSVLILGAMSASGVAALLILVVFASLCYRRKHCRKAKRGTQLSKADILVQITTTESSPSRPSETEDDGKEPMATSSESPATSHTEHSEILEDDEGSQELKDPTNGYYKVRAHEEPCLGSSFSEYTPAPRPLFGATSLYPSTGPVQPKLYEYTHRYTLGTPGSRSAYDPHERLFPQENMYSGTAYLTAPYSRAFTSYVKPSNYEKAESGYEQSDQASKASGCSRFSYTSLSQQSDYGRPAHQRMQTHV